ACGATGGGCGGCCTATCCATGATGTTGTAACTTACTATGATGTGCTTCCTTTCGAGGGCATAAAAAAAGCGTATTTTACGTCGTTCACGACTCGGAGACGTGGAAATAAAATGGATGTATTTCTCACGTTCGATGTCATAACCGATGATGGGATTTATTCAGTCAATGATAGGTTTCTCGCGTTCAATAACGTGCAGACAAGAATGATTGATGATTGTTTAATTCAGCTTACGAGGAAAGGCAAACAAAGGATCATTTCATGCAGCCCTAGAGAATCCATTGCTAAGAAAGAGAAGCCCAAAAAGGCAAACATAAAATTATTGTAATGATGGCATTTAAAAGGAAAAGTGCGCCGGTACTCACTCTGCTTTGCAATCAATTCAAAGCATCGAGGTTTATCCAGGCTAGAACGAATGCTATCATTAAGGTCTAATTTCTCCCAGGCTAAAAGGTGTAATGATGGCAATTACCATTCGAGATTCTGACGCTCACGCTGAAATGTTTGAAGAACTAAAACAACTCACTCAAAAGAACACTATGTCTGGCTGTCTTATCGAGGGTGGCTATACTGCATTGAAGTATCACGCCTTGTACCAAGCAGAACGCGAACAGGCAATTAAGCTTAGAAGTGATTTAGCTAAGTTGGAACGGAAGGTTTCAACTTACTTAAATGCTTTAGATGGTTTACGCTCTTAGCCCCGCAGGGACTAGACTCGCCACTCGCCCAGCACCGACAAGCAGCAAAAGCTACTGCACACCAAATACACTGTCATAGTGTGATTGGCCTAGCTCCCCTCATCGCGTCCACTGCGGTATGTCATTTAAAATGACATACCGCGCTCGATAAACTGCCTCCTTCCTGCCAGACCAGCTTTTAATAAGACGATCAAACAAGATCAAATGAAGCTTATCGCCTTGCAGATTGATGTATAGCGCACAAAAGAGAAGGAGGGAGCGAAGACTGAGCCGAACGACGACGATGTGTGCGGCTCTTCAACCCCCGTCATGTATTACGGGGGTACTATCCACCGAAATTTCAGTTTTCACCGATTTTTTAAATAATCGTGATTCATAAGCCATTCTATTTGATCTAGATATGCAATAACCTGTACTGATACATGGTTAACTAGTAAGTTGACGAAAAATATACGAATTAACATTTTCAAGGGATGTTTAATGGCTAAGTTTTTAAATACCAGTGCAACAAACTACTATCTCGAAGAGCTTATAAAAAATGCTTCAGAAAGGCTTATTTTGATAAGTCCCTTTCTAAAGCTAAACGATCGAATCAAAGAATTACTTGAAGATAAAGATCGTATGAAGATAGATATCAGGATTGTTTATGGCAAAAGTGAGCTTCAACCTGAAGAGATAAACTGGCTAAAGGAGTTATCTTTCGTTCGCACAAGTTTCTGTAAAAATTTACACGCAAAATGTTATATCAATGAAGAATCTTGCATCATTACCAGTTTGAATCTTTATGAGTTCAGTCAAGTAAACAATAACGAAATGGGAATATTTGTTGATCGCAATGAAGATTCTGAAATCTACAGAGATACTTATGATGAAGCTCAAAGAATTATTCGCATAAGTGATGAAGTCCGTATTTCATTAGAAAAAGTTGAGTCAAACCGTTTTGAAGACAATGATAATGAAAACCAACAAGACCAAGTAGCTAAACTCACCTCTTCAAAGCTAGCTATTAAACTCAAACTTAAAACAAACGAGTTCTTAGATAGATGTACATCGATTGGGTATCTTACGTGCAGTAAAGATGGAAAGTACAGTTTAACGGAACAAGGAAAGTCTATAGGTGGTGAGCAAAAATATAGTAAACGTTTTGGTTCTTATTTCATTTGGCCTGAATCACTATGCTTTTCTAATTAGTTAATTTTATTAAATCAAAGTTAGTTAATGGTAATTTATAATGTCATTCGTAAAAATTCTACCGTGTAAATATACATGGAATACCTTTAATTCAAGGAGAAATTCAATGAGCAACACATATCGTCTATTTATTAGCCACTCATGGGCCTATTCAGATTCGTACAAGAAAGTAACATCACTAATCGATGGCCAAGGGCTATCATATTATAATCATTCAGTGCCTATGGATGATCCAATTCATTCTTGTGGGACTGATAGCAAACTTAGAGCTGCTATTGATGCAAAAATTAAAGGTACAAGCTGTGTACTAATATTAGCTGGTGTTTATTCTACTTATAGTAAGTGGATTAAAATAGAAATTGAAATCGCTAAAAAATATGGTAAGCCCATAATCGCAATTGAACCTTGGGCCGCTGAAAAAACATCAACAATTGTCAAAAATGCAGCCAACAAAGTCGTAAAATGGCAAGGTTCATCTATAGTCTCTGCTATTAAGGAACTCAGTTAATGAAAAAGGCTCTTGTTGTTGGTATTGATTTTTATGAGAATTGCACTAATTTACATGGCTGTGTAAATGATGCTTATGCTGTAAAAACAATACTTGAACGACATGGTAATGGCTCAATTAACTTTTCAGCAAAACTACTCACTTCTACGGGTGATACATCTAAACTACTTCGCAAAGATTTGAAAAGTAATGTGATAGAATTATTTGAGAATGATAGTGATATTGCACTATTTTACTTTGCAGGTCATGGACATATAGAAAGTACTGGTGGATATTTAGTCACCTCCGAATGCTCTGAGTTTGATGATGGATTCCCTCTATCTGAACTACTGACAATTGCTAATAAATCACCTGCTAAGAATAAAATTATAGTTTTAGATAGTTGCTTTTCTGGCGTCGCAGGTGCAGTAGATGCGTCATCAGATATGTCTTCATTAGTTGAAGGTATAACAATATTGACAGCATCAAGTTCAACGCAGTACGCTGATGAAGAAAATGGCCAAGGTGTTTTTACAGCGTTGTTTGTCGACGCTTTAAGTGGCAGTGCAGCTAACTTAGTGGGGGATATTACTCCAGGCAGTATTTATGCTCACATTGATCAATCTCTTGGCCCGTGGGATCAACGGCCAATTTTTAAAACGAATGTAAAACGTTTTACTTCTTTACGACAAGCTCAACCACCTATCTCATTAGATAATTTAAAACAACTTACTGAGATATTTGAGAGTGCTGGAAGTATTCGTAATTTAGATCCAAGTTACGAGCCGACCAGTCCTGATCCTATTGAGGAAAACGTAAAAACTTTTGCTGTGTTGCAAAAACTGGCCAAAGTCAACTTGGTAATACCCGATGGTGAAGAGCATATGTATTATGCAGCCTTAAACTCTAAAGGTTGCAGATTGACAGTTCTCGGTGCTCACTACTGGAACTTGATTAGTAAAGAACGAATTTAATTATAAAGGTTAAATAATGAGCTCAAACAAAAAGAAAGATATACCACCAACCCCTAATCAAAAAGAAAGACGAGGCACAGGTACAAATAGCGGTGGGCCAAGGAGACCTCAATGAAGCTAGAAGATACTAGAGATAATTACTATATATCAACTGCTTCACTTTCCACTGTTACACGCCAGTTAGCTATGGCTGGAATTGCTGTTGTTTGGATATTTGTACAAAAATCTCAAGGATCACTAACCATACCATCAGAGTTAATGTTGCCTCTTTCCCTGTTTGTTACGGGCTTAGGAACTGATTTACTTCAATATATTTATTCAAGTGCTGCATGGGGTGTCTTTAATCGTTATAAAGAACTGTCAGTTAGTGAAAATGATGACTTTACAGTTTCACCTTTTATTAATTGGCCCACAAATTTATTTTTTTGGTCTAAGTGCATTGTGGTTTGTTTCGGATATATAAAACTATTACTAGTGCTTTATTAATTATATATAGCCTCTTTTGAGGCTATATTATTGACGAGTAGAATTATAATTCACCGTTAATCCATTATTTTTTTTAGTACCCTTGCGTACTTCAACAGCTTTGATGTCATATTCAAATCTGTAACGCACCCTATCTCAATAAGAGCAATTCCTGTCAATATCTCTTGAGGGCTAACTGGTCTACCCGTTGGTAACGCTAACTTGTCACCAACCATTAAAAAGCCTTCCCACCCGTGTTCAATTCCTAGTTCTCTATTGCAATAAAACCTCATTAAACGTTTACACTCTGGCGGTATCGGTTTTCCTGCATCCCATAACTTGACCGTCCTCACACTTTTAAAACATAGTTCAGCGGTCTTTTCTACACTCATTCCACAAACCAATTCACGAAAAATATAATTTTTAGTCATTTCGTGGTACTTCATTGATAACTCTCTCAAATGAGAAAGATATTATAAAAAGTGCGTATGCAACTTGATTTACCATAAGGGCGCATAATACGCACTAAGGCTAATCGATTTTAAGGGGCTTTCTGGGCACATACCGAGATTCTGAACAAGGTCTTACGTGCATGCTCCATCGCTTGCTGGTGTGTCTCATATGTCTATGGATTTTTACGTTATGGTCAACGTCTGTAACTGACATAAATTAGTCACCAACCAAGAATCTCTCATCAGCAAGTTCATTTACTTCTTGGAAGCCAACAACATTCAACACCATACATTGAACTTGGTCTGTATCATCTCGATAACCGAGCATCTGTACACAGTTATTGTTGGACTCACTCATGAGCAGCATTTCTTTTAATAGCTTTAAGCTGGCGAAGACTTTTTTGTACTGATGGCTGGCAACCACATCAAATATCCCTCAGCTCATGGCAGCTAAGCTTAATTGACGCTGAAAAGATAAAATCAATTCAGCTTTCTAGTAGATGGTTCAGATAAGTGCCTTATAAAGTTAAGCGAACAAATTCTTGAACGTCTTCACTGGCCATGTGAGAAAGATTTAAGTCTGAGGATTTGGGTGTTCATTAATTCGAACCCAAGCTTTCTTACCTATTAACCCCGTTACCACTTCGACTTCTTTAGAGAGGCGATCTAAATCGGCTGCTCGTTTGAATGACTTAGCTACGAATGATGGCTATTGATGTTCATCGAAGACGCTGCTAATGGTTTTGAAAAATCATCCTAGCAGAAACACCCACTCAGTTATTCAAAATAGCCCACCAAGACGAGACAGTGTCACTTTAGTTACAGTGTCTCGCAGTCTGAAATATGAGTAATACTCCCACACCAAGAAGTGACGCTGTAATTCCTTTTAAGCATAAATCCCTACTACCTATGATAATCCTTTCCCACAAAAGGCTAACAGCACAAATCACTAGTTAGACATCTCAATTGTTTTACTTACATTGGTTTTCGTAATTTAATTACACACCAAGGTGCCATTAATTACTGTTCGGAATAAAATTCCGTTGCAACCTGCTGGTTTTAAATGGTTTTTGCTGAGATCGACGATATAACGCCAAGCTTTAAGATGGTTAGCGTTACGATTAAACAATGCAGATGATTATGCTGTTTTAGGTAAATAAGCTCATAAATCAACACTAAAGTGAGTGTTTGAGGTTTTGTTGCTGGAATTGAGTGAAACTACGAATAGAAAATGAGTGTAAGTGTGGGTCTATCAGGGGGGAGAGAAAAAGAGGGTAATGCTACCCTACTCTTTTATTGGTTGGCTTTTTCAGCACGGATTTGTTCAGCAATAATTTTAATTGCTTCTGCTGTGCTCACGCCTTGTTGCATTAACTTTTGGATTTCTTCTACAGCGGCTTGCTGCTCTTGGTGGGATAGTGTTAAGTCGTCAAACATAATCGGCTCCTAAAATTCAGGAGCCGACTATATAAGGTCAATTAATAAGTAGCAAGGAAATTTATTGAAGCACCCATCGCATCTTCATTCGTGTAGCTGGCGGCAACATCAATTTCAAATATATTTAGAGGAGAGATCCCTAAACCAGCAGTAATGGTATCTTCAGTATCTCTCGCTAAGTTCGTCATGTAACCACCACGAATTTGTACTTGGCGGATCAAGTCAATTTCAAAACCAGCCCTTAACATTTGAGTGTTATCATCAAATTGACTGAATCGTTTCTCTTCATTGAGATCATAATCCACACTTACTGTGAAATAATCAGATACAATCCCAGCCCCAATAGTATACAAAGGTCGCATACTGTACTCATAGCCGATGTCCCAAGTTTTGGAACCTGCTGTATGTTGGTATTTCTTGGTCTCTATATCACGACCCATCAAATTTTTTGCTGCAAAGCCAATACGTACAGGTCCGTAGAACCATAGTGCACCGGCATCGAGATTAAATACTGTCTCAGCCGTTTCATTTTCTCTAACATCACCAATATCATAAGCAGAAAAAGAGGTCGCGTATGAATATGTATAAATACGTTGTAATTTAGGGGAGATCCCAAAAGCAAGGTGCTGATTTAAAAATGTTTGGTACTTAGCAAGCGATATCCCCACTTCCGTCACACCAATGCTCACTGCTTCAACGATACTATTATTTGCTTTAGTGACGCCGTCACCTGCTGCTGTATCAATTCTTGGAGTGACAAAGGTTTCAGTATACGCTTTACCAAAAATATTAGCGGCTATAAATTTATTGGGTATACCAAAAGCAACTACACCACCAAGTTCTAATTTAGCGCTATCCCCATCCATCGCAGTTAGAGCCGCGTCTAATGCGGCAGCATCAGGTGGAATGGCAGCCAGTCCGTCAGCTATTCCATCTATCTGATCCACTAGATTGTTTTCATCAT
Above is a window of Vibrio cortegadensis DNA encoding:
- a CDS encoding YoaH family protein encodes the protein MFDDLTLSHQEQQAAVEEIQKLMQQGVSTAEAIKIIAEQIRAEKANQ
- a CDS encoding regulator yields the protein MKYHEMTKNYIFRELVCGMSVEKTAELCFKSVRTVKLWDAGKPIPPECKRLMRFYCNRELGIEHGWEGFLMVGDKLALPTGRPVSPQEILTGIALIEIGCVTDLNMTSKLLKYARVLKKIMD
- a CDS encoding caspase family protein; protein product: MKKALVVGIDFYENCTNLHGCVNDAYAVKTILERHGNGSINFSAKLLTSTGDTSKLLRKDLKSNVIELFENDSDIALFYFAGHGHIESTGGYLVTSECSEFDDGFPLSELLTIANKSPAKNKIIVLDSCFSGVAGAVDASSDMSSLVEGITILTASSSTQYADEENGQGVFTALFVDALSGSAANLVGDITPGSIYAHIDQSLGPWDQRPIFKTNVKRFTSLRQAQPPISLDNLKQLTEIFESAGSIRNLDPSYEPTSPDPIEENVKTFAVLQKLAKVNLVIPDGEEHMYYAALNSKGCRLTVLGAHYWNLISKERI
- a CDS encoding conjugal transfer protein TraF, which codes for MKNSTKILISSITLASVPAVAANYSVEARGDAMGGVGTVSASYLTAPFYNPALTAIYRRNDDAGMILPSIGISYNDENNLVDQIDGIADGLAAIPPDAAALDAALTAMDGDSAKLELGGVVAFGIPNKFIAANIFGKAYTETFVTPRIDTAAGDGVTKANNSIVEAVSIGVTEVGISLAKYQTFLNQHLAFGISPKLQRIYTYSYATSFSAYDIGDVRENETAETVFNLDAGALWFYGPVRIGFAAKNLMGRDIETKKYQHTAGSKTWDIGYEYSMRPLYTIGAGIVSDYFTVSVDYDLNEEKRFSQFDDNTQMLRAGFEIDLIRQVQIRGGYMTNLARDTEDTITAGLGISPLNIFEIDVAASYTNEDAMGASINFLATY
- a CDS encoding phospholipase D family protein, with translation MAKFLNTSATNYYLEELIKNASERLILISPFLKLNDRIKELLEDKDRMKIDIRIVYGKSELQPEEINWLKELSFVRTSFCKNLHAKCYINEESCIITSLNLYEFSQVNNNEMGIFVDRNEDSEIYRDTYDEAQRIIRISDEVRISLEKVESNRFEDNDNENQQDQVAKLTSSKLAIKLKLKTNEFLDRCTSIGYLTCSKDGKYSLTEQGKSIGGEQKYSKRFGSYFIWPESLCFSN
- a CDS encoding TIR domain-containing protein — its product is MSNTYRLFISHSWAYSDSYKKVTSLIDGQGLSYYNHSVPMDDPIHSCGTDSKLRAAIDAKIKGTSCVLILAGVYSTYSKWIKIEIEIAKKYGKPIIAIEPWAAEKTSTIVKNAANKVVKWQGSSIVSAIKELS